One Hippocampus zosterae strain Florida chromosome 21, ASM2543408v3, whole genome shotgun sequence genomic region harbors:
- the LOC127593618 gene encoding dynamin-1-like protein isoform X2, with product MEALIPVINKLQDVFNTVGADIIQLPQIAVVGTQSSGKSSVLESLVGRDLLPRGTGIVTRRPLILQLVHIDPGDARKNDDVGREGEEWGKFLHTKNKIYTDFDEIRQEIEAETERVSGNNKGISDEPIHLKIYSPHVVNLTLVDLPGITKVPVGDQPKDIELQIRDLILKHISNPNCIILAVTAANTDMATSEALKVAREVDPDGRRTLAVVTKLDLMDAGTDAMDVLMGRVIPVKLGLIGVVNRSQLDINNKKSVADAIRDEHAFLQKKYPSLANRNGTKYLARTLNRLLMHHIRDCLPELKTRINVLAAQYQSLLGSYGEPVEDQSATLLQLITKFATEYCNTIEGTAKYIETAELCGGARICYIFHETFGRTLECVDPLGGLSTIDILTAIRNATGPRPSLFVPEISFELLVKKQVKRLEEPSLRCVELVHEEMQRIIQHCSNYSTQELQRFPKLHEAIVEVVTSLLRKRLPITNEMVHNLVAIELAYINTKHPDFADACGVMNNNIEEQRRNRMRELPTAVSRDKAQAAGPQGEPEGTGTWRGMLKKGEDSSGSGPGSPLKGAVNLLDVPVPVARKLSSREQRDCEVIERLIKSYFLIVRKNIQDSVPKAVMHFLVNHVKDSLQSELVGQLYKSGLLNDLLTESEDMAQRRKEAADMLQALQKASQVIAEIRETHLW from the exons ATGGAGGCGCTTATACCCGTCATTAACAAGCTACAGGATGTGTTCAACACTGTGGGCGCGGATATTATCCAACTGCCTCAAATAGCTGTGGTGGGCACCCAG agcagcggcaagagttcTGTCCTGGAGAGCCTGGTGGGCCGTGATCTGCTACCCCGCGGGACCGGCATCGTCACCAGGCGGCCTCTCAtcctccagttggtccacatCGATCCGGGAGATGCCCGCAAAAATGACGACGTCG GCAGAGAAGGCGAGGAGTGGGGGAAGTTTctgcacaccaaaaataag atCTACACTGATTTTGATGAAATCAGGCAAGAAATAGAAGCAGAAACGGAGCGTGTGTCGGGAAATAATAAG GGCATCAGCGATGAGCCGATTCACCTGAAGATATATTCCCCCCACGTTGTCAACCTCACCCTGGTGGACCTGCCCGGCATCACCAAG GTGCCCGTGGGAGATCAGCCCAAAGACATCGAGCTTCAAATACGAGATCTCATCCTGAAGCACATCTCCAACCCTAACTGCATCATATTAGCCGTCACCGCCGCCAACACCGACATGGCGACGTCAGAGGCGCTCAAGGTGGCCCGGGAGGTGGACCCTGATG GCAGGAGGACATTGGCCGTGGTGACCAAACTGGATCTGATGGACGCCGGAACCGATGCCATGGACGTGCTGATGGGTCGAGTCATTCCTGTCAAACTTGGACTCATCGGTGTGGTCAACAG GAGCCAGCTGGACATCAACAATAAAAAGTCTGTGGCTGACGCAATCCGTGATGAACACGCTTTCCTGCAGAAGAAGTATCCATCTCTCGCTAATAGGAACGGGACCAAATACCTGGCCAGGACCCTTAATAG ACTACTGATGCACCACATCCGCGACTGTCTGCCGGAACTGAAGACGCGGATCAACGTGCTGGCCGCCCAGTACCAGTCGCTGCTGGGTAGCTACGGCGAGCCCGTGGAGGACCAAAGCGCCACCTTGCTCCAGCTCATCACCAAGTTTGCCACCGAGTACTGCAACACCATCGAGGGCACGGCCAAGTACATCGAGACGGCGGAGCT GTGTGGCGGAGCTCGAATATGTTACATATTCCACGAGACCTTTGGCCGAACTTTGGAGTGTGTGGATCCCTTGGGAGGCCTCAGCACCATCGATATCCTAACAGCCATAAGAAACGCAACC GGCCCGCGCCCCTCTCTGTTCGTGCCCGAGATCTCCTTCGAGCTGCTGGTAAAGAAGCAGGTCAAACGTCTGGAGGAGCCCAGCTTGCGCTGCGTGGAGCTGGTCCACGAAGAGATGCAGAGGATCATCCAGCACTGTAGCAATTACAGCACGCAG GAGCTGCAGAGATTCCCAAAACTCCACGAGGCCATCGTGGAAGTTGTCACTTCCCTCTTGAGAAAGAGGCTGCCCATCACCAACGAGATG GTCCACAACTTGGTTGCCATCGAGCTGGCTTACATCAACACAAAGCATCCGGACTTTGCAGACGCCTGCGGGGTCATGAACAACAATATCGAG GAGCAAAGGAGAAACCGGATGAGAGAACTGCCCACTGCGGTATCGCGGGATAAG GCTCAAGCAGCGGGGCCGCAGGGCGAGCCGGAAGGCACGGGCACCTGGAGGGGGATGCTCAAAAAAGGAGAGGACAGCTCAGGCTCGGGTCCGGGAAGCCCTCTTAAAGGAGCCGTCAACCTGCTGGATGTG CCGGTCCCGGTAGCCAGGAAGCTGTCATCCCGTGAGCAGCGGGACTGCGAGGTCATCGAGCGCCTCATCAAGTCCTACTTCCTGATTGTGCGCAAGAACATCCAAGACAG CGTGCCCAAGGCGGTTATGCACTTCCTGGTCAACCATGTGAAGGACAGTCTCCAGAGCGAGCTGGTGGGTCAGCTCTACAAGTCAGGCCTCCTCAACGATCTGCTGACAGAGTCGGAGGACATGGCCCAGCGCCGCAAGGAGGCGGCCGACATGCTGCAG GCATTGCAAAAAGCCAGCCAGGTGATAGCGGAGATCAGAGAAACTCATCTGTGGTGA
- the LOC127593618 gene encoding dynamin-1-like protein isoform X1, translating to MEALIPVINKLQDVFNTVGADIIQLPQIAVVGTQSSGKSSVLESLVGRDLLPRGTGIVTRRPLILQLVHIDPGDARKNDDVGREGEEWGKFLHTKNKIYTDFDEIRQEIEAETERVSGNNKGISDEPIHLKIYSPHVVNLTLVDLPGITKVPVGDQPKDIELQIRDLILKHISNPNCIILAVTAANTDMATSEALKVAREVDPDGRRTLAVVTKLDLMDAGTDAMDVLMGRVIPVKLGLIGVVNRSQLDINNKKSVADAIRDEHAFLQKKYPSLANRNGTKYLARTLNRLLMHHIRDCLPELKTRINVLAAQYQSLLGSYGEPVEDQSATLLQLITKFATEYCNTIEGTAKYIETAELCGGARICYIFHETFGRTLECVDPLGGLSTIDILTAIRNATGPRPSLFVPEISFELLVKKQVKRLEEPSLRCVELVHEEMQRIIQHCSNYSTQELQRFPKLHEAIVEVVTSLLRKRLPITNEMVHNLVAIELAYINTKHPDFADACGVMNNNIEEQRRNRMRELPTAVSRDKSLGKGPATVSGEPPASGADADGAKAQAAGPQGEPEGTGTWRGMLKKGEDSSGSGPGSPLKGAVNLLDVPVPVARKLSSREQRDCEVIERLIKSYFLIVRKNIQDSVPKAVMHFLVNHVKDSLQSELVGQLYKSGLLNDLLTESEDMAQRRKEAADMLQALQKASQVIAEIRETHLW from the exons ATGGAGGCGCTTATACCCGTCATTAACAAGCTACAGGATGTGTTCAACACTGTGGGCGCGGATATTATCCAACTGCCTCAAATAGCTGTGGTGGGCACCCAG agcagcggcaagagttcTGTCCTGGAGAGCCTGGTGGGCCGTGATCTGCTACCCCGCGGGACCGGCATCGTCACCAGGCGGCCTCTCAtcctccagttggtccacatCGATCCGGGAGATGCCCGCAAAAATGACGACGTCG GCAGAGAAGGCGAGGAGTGGGGGAAGTTTctgcacaccaaaaataag atCTACACTGATTTTGATGAAATCAGGCAAGAAATAGAAGCAGAAACGGAGCGTGTGTCGGGAAATAATAAG GGCATCAGCGATGAGCCGATTCACCTGAAGATATATTCCCCCCACGTTGTCAACCTCACCCTGGTGGACCTGCCCGGCATCACCAAG GTGCCCGTGGGAGATCAGCCCAAAGACATCGAGCTTCAAATACGAGATCTCATCCTGAAGCACATCTCCAACCCTAACTGCATCATATTAGCCGTCACCGCCGCCAACACCGACATGGCGACGTCAGAGGCGCTCAAGGTGGCCCGGGAGGTGGACCCTGATG GCAGGAGGACATTGGCCGTGGTGACCAAACTGGATCTGATGGACGCCGGAACCGATGCCATGGACGTGCTGATGGGTCGAGTCATTCCTGTCAAACTTGGACTCATCGGTGTGGTCAACAG GAGCCAGCTGGACATCAACAATAAAAAGTCTGTGGCTGACGCAATCCGTGATGAACACGCTTTCCTGCAGAAGAAGTATCCATCTCTCGCTAATAGGAACGGGACCAAATACCTGGCCAGGACCCTTAATAG ACTACTGATGCACCACATCCGCGACTGTCTGCCGGAACTGAAGACGCGGATCAACGTGCTGGCCGCCCAGTACCAGTCGCTGCTGGGTAGCTACGGCGAGCCCGTGGAGGACCAAAGCGCCACCTTGCTCCAGCTCATCACCAAGTTTGCCACCGAGTACTGCAACACCATCGAGGGCACGGCCAAGTACATCGAGACGGCGGAGCT GTGTGGCGGAGCTCGAATATGTTACATATTCCACGAGACCTTTGGCCGAACTTTGGAGTGTGTGGATCCCTTGGGAGGCCTCAGCACCATCGATATCCTAACAGCCATAAGAAACGCAACC GGCCCGCGCCCCTCTCTGTTCGTGCCCGAGATCTCCTTCGAGCTGCTGGTAAAGAAGCAGGTCAAACGTCTGGAGGAGCCCAGCTTGCGCTGCGTGGAGCTGGTCCACGAAGAGATGCAGAGGATCATCCAGCACTGTAGCAATTACAGCACGCAG GAGCTGCAGAGATTCCCAAAACTCCACGAGGCCATCGTGGAAGTTGTCACTTCCCTCTTGAGAAAGAGGCTGCCCATCACCAACGAGATG GTCCACAACTTGGTTGCCATCGAGCTGGCTTACATCAACACAAAGCATCCGGACTTTGCAGACGCCTGCGGGGTCATGAACAACAATATCGAG GAGCAAAGGAGAAACCGGATGAGAGAACTGCCCACTGCGGTATCGCGGGATAAG TCTCTTGGCAAAGGCCCGGCCACGGTTTCTGGCGAGCCCCCCGCGTCCGGAGCAGACGCGGACGGCGCCAAG GCTCAAGCAGCGGGGCCGCAGGGCGAGCCGGAAGGCACGGGCACCTGGAGGGGGATGCTCAAAAAAGGAGAGGACAGCTCAGGCTCGGGTCCGGGAAGCCCTCTTAAAGGAGCCGTCAACCTGCTGGATGTG CCGGTCCCGGTAGCCAGGAAGCTGTCATCCCGTGAGCAGCGGGACTGCGAGGTCATCGAGCGCCTCATCAAGTCCTACTTCCTGATTGTGCGCAAGAACATCCAAGACAG CGTGCCCAAGGCGGTTATGCACTTCCTGGTCAACCATGTGAAGGACAGTCTCCAGAGCGAGCTGGTGGGTCAGCTCTACAAGTCAGGCCTCCTCAACGATCTGCTGACAGAGTCGGAGGACATGGCCCAGCGCCGCAAGGAGGCGGCCGACATGCTGCAG GCATTGCAAAAAGCCAGCCAGGTGATAGCGGAGATCAGAGAAACTCATCTGTGGTGA
- the stmp1 gene encoding short transmembrane mitochondrial protein 1, with product MLQFLAGFTLGNVVGMYLAQNYDVPNIAKKIEAFKKDVEAKKKPPE from the exons ATGTTACAGTTCTTG GCTGGATTCACCTTGGGCAATGTTGTGGGGATGTACCTCGCTCAGAACTACGAT GTACCCAATATTGCCAAAAAAATCGAAGCGTTCAAGAAAGACGTGGAGGCCAAGAAGAAGCCACCTGAGTGA